In a genomic window of Spirosoma agri:
- a CDS encoding DEAD/DEAH box helicase, giving the protein MNFDELNLTKPLLNALADRGYTTPTTIQEKVFSVVMSGQDVCGIAQTGTGKTFAYLLPSLRQFQFSKEKLPQLLIIVPTRELVVQVVEAIKELTTYMNLTAVGVYGGVNMKSQLAEVREGLDILVATPGRLADLLLNGAVKTKAIKKLVIDEFDEMLNLGFRTQLKIILDLLPHKRQNLLFSATLTDDVDQLVNAYFNKPVRVEAAPVGTPLENIEQTGYLVPNFYTKVNLLRLLLEQNAAMTKVLVFTATKHLADLLYDQLEGDFSDKLGVIHSNKSQNARFNAVEQFKSGGYRILIATDIISRGIDVADVSHVINFDTPDVPESYIHRIGRTGRADKKGIAITFVTEAEKEHLATIEGLMNFQVPMSPLPDKLTMSDELIEDEKPKVYMKTIDVKTPKREEVGPAFHEKSAKNKKVNVRRDHAAEKMLKYGRPIKRVGGKKKRD; this is encoded by the coding sequence TTCTCGGTCGTCATGTCTGGTCAGGATGTGTGCGGTATCGCGCAAACCGGAACGGGTAAAACGTTTGCCTACCTGTTGCCCAGTCTTCGGCAATTTCAATTCTCGAAAGAGAAACTTCCCCAATTGTTGATCATTGTGCCAACCCGTGAACTGGTCGTTCAGGTAGTCGAAGCCATCAAGGAGCTGACGACGTACATGAACCTGACGGCGGTAGGCGTATACGGGGGCGTCAACATGAAATCACAGCTGGCCGAGGTGCGCGAAGGGCTCGATATACTAGTCGCTACCCCCGGTCGGCTGGCAGATTTGCTCCTGAATGGGGCCGTCAAAACAAAAGCGATCAAGAAGCTCGTTATCGATGAGTTCGACGAAATGCTGAATCTTGGCTTTCGTACGCAGTTGAAAATTATTCTGGATCTGCTGCCTCACAAGCGACAAAACCTGCTCTTTTCGGCTACCCTCACTGACGACGTGGACCAACTCGTCAATGCCTACTTCAATAAACCGGTTCGTGTCGAAGCGGCTCCTGTGGGCACTCCGTTGGAAAATATTGAGCAGACCGGTTATCTGGTCCCTAACTTCTACACGAAAGTCAATTTGCTTCGGCTGCTGCTCGAGCAAAACGCTGCCATGACCAAAGTACTGGTCTTTACGGCGACCAAACACCTGGCCGATCTGCTGTATGACCAGCTGGAGGGCGATTTTTCGGATAAGCTGGGTGTCATTCACTCCAACAAATCGCAAAATGCACGATTCAATGCCGTTGAACAGTTCAAGTCCGGTGGATACCGGATTCTGATCGCTACCGATATCATTTCGCGCGGAATTGACGTGGCCGACGTGTCGCACGTGATCAATTTCGACACGCCGGATGTGCCCGAAAGCTACATTCACCGCATTGGCCGTACGGGTCGGGCCGACAAAAAAGGCATTGCCATTACGTTCGTGACGGAGGCTGAGAAAGAGCATCTGGCCACGATCGAAGGACTGATGAATTTTCAGGTTCCGATGTCACCGCTACCGGACAAACTCACGATGTCGGACGAACTGATCGAGGATGAGAAGCCGAAAGTGTACATGAAAACGATCGACGTAAAAACGCCTAAACGCGAGGAAGTTGGTCCGGCTTTTCATGAGAAGAGTGCGAAAAACAAAAAAGTGAACGTGCGCCGTGACCATGCCGCCGAGAAGATGCTGAAATACGGCAGACCGATCAAGCGGGTTGGCGGGAAGAAAAAGCGGGATTAA